A portion of the Girardinichthys multiradiatus isolate DD_20200921_A chromosome 23, DD_fGirMul_XY1, whole genome shotgun sequence genome contains these proteins:
- the LOC124859940 gene encoding seipin-like isoform X2, with the protein MDQKSHLPSEEDVGEPSVIISQVLLSLQHAVVLGISRARRRFLQGFTVFSIVLLLLWVAAFLYGTFYYSYMPKAAFSAPVYYYYRTDCESPSSFWCSYPVANVSLMRNKKHALTFGQAYRMYLQLEMPDSPTNHDVGMFMIKTTCYSEDGAQVASSARTASQLQKASSSRFGMLRYRSDLLKTLGTLLFLPAFLSGAAEQKQVVEVELFSEFIDDPYAPSVTATIEILSSKVQIYSSHLYVHAHFTGLRYLLFYFPVLSAFVGVASNFTFLSFLFILSYLRQLLRFGEKPEQSTLQLTSDGPERNDVNNHPQNERELGADAAEWMGPLQTDPTDLSDDERYL; encoded by the exons atggatcagaaaagccacctGCCTTCAGAGGAAGACGTTGGAGAACCTTCAGTCATCATCAGTCAGGTTCTGCTAAGTCTCCAGCATGCAGTCGTCTTGGGAATCTCACGGGCACGACGGAGATTCCTGCAGGGCTTCACTGTGTTCTCCATAGTTCTTCTGCTCCTCTGGGTCGCAGCGTTTTTATATGGGACTTTCTACTACTCTTACATGCCCAAAGCTGCTTTTTCTGCACCGGTGTACTACTACTATCG GACAGACTGTGAATCACCATCTTCTTTCTGGTGCTCCTATCCTGTGGCCAACGTCTCTTTGATGAGAAACAAGAAACAT GCGCTGACGTTCGGCCAGGCGTATCGGATGTATTTGCAGCTGGAGATGCCCGACTCCCCGACCAATCATGACGTGGGGATGTTCATGATCAAGACCACCTGTTACTCTGAGGATGGAGCCCAAGTGGCTTCCTCTGCTCGTACC GCAAGTCAGCTGCAGAAGGCCTCCAGCTCTCGCTTT ggaATGCTGCGGTACCGATCCGACTTGCTGAAGACTTTGGGAACGCTGCTCTTTCTCCCTGCCTTTCTGAGTGGAGCGGCCGAGCAGAAACAGGTTGTGGAGGTGGAGCTCTTCTCAGAGTTCATAGACGACCCA TATGCCCCCTCAGTCACGGCTACCATTGAGATCCTGTCTAGCAAGGTCCAGATCTACTCATCTCATCTGTATGTGCATGCCCATTTCACCGGCTTAAG ATATTTGCTGTTTTACTTCCCAGTCCTGTCAGCCTTTGTAGGCGTTGCAAGTAACTTCACCTTCCTCAGCTTCCTCTTCATCCTGAGCTACTTGAGGCAGCTGCTGAGGTTTGGGGAGAAACCAGAGCAG TCCACATTACAGCTCACAAGCGATGGACCAGAGAGGAATGATGTGAATAACCATCCTCAGAATGAAAGGGAACTTGGTGCAG ATGCTGCAGAGTGGATGGGCCCCCTGCAAACTGATCCCACAGACCTGAGTGATGATGAGCGCTACCTGTAG
- the LOC124859940 gene encoding seipin-like isoform X3: MDQKSHLPSEEDVGEPSVIISQVLLSLQHAVVLGISRARRRFLQGFTVFSIVLLLLWVAAFLYGTFYYSYMPKAAFSAPVYYYYRTDCESPSSFWCSYPVANVSLMRNKKHALTFGQAYRMYLQLEMPDSPTNHDVGMFMIKTTCYSEDGAQVASSARTASQLQKASSSRFGMLRYRSDLLKTLGTLLFLPAFLSGAAEQKQVVEVELFSEFIDDPYAPSVTATIEILSSKVQIYSSHLYVHAHFTGLRYLLFYFPVLSAFVGVASNFTFLSFLFILSYLRQLLRFGEKPEQLTSDGPERNDVNNHPQNERELGADAAEWMGPLQTDPTDLSDDERYL, translated from the exons atggatcagaaaagccacctGCCTTCAGAGGAAGACGTTGGAGAACCTTCAGTCATCATCAGTCAGGTTCTGCTAAGTCTCCAGCATGCAGTCGTCTTGGGAATCTCACGGGCACGACGGAGATTCCTGCAGGGCTTCACTGTGTTCTCCATAGTTCTTCTGCTCCTCTGGGTCGCAGCGTTTTTATATGGGACTTTCTACTACTCTTACATGCCCAAAGCTGCTTTTTCTGCACCGGTGTACTACTACTATCG GACAGACTGTGAATCACCATCTTCTTTCTGGTGCTCCTATCCTGTGGCCAACGTCTCTTTGATGAGAAACAAGAAACAT GCGCTGACGTTCGGCCAGGCGTATCGGATGTATTTGCAGCTGGAGATGCCCGACTCCCCGACCAATCATGACGTGGGGATGTTCATGATCAAGACCACCTGTTACTCTGAGGATGGAGCCCAAGTGGCTTCCTCTGCTCGTACC GCAAGTCAGCTGCAGAAGGCCTCCAGCTCTCGCTTT ggaATGCTGCGGTACCGATCCGACTTGCTGAAGACTTTGGGAACGCTGCTCTTTCTCCCTGCCTTTCTGAGTGGAGCGGCCGAGCAGAAACAGGTTGTGGAGGTGGAGCTCTTCTCAGAGTTCATAGACGACCCA TATGCCCCCTCAGTCACGGCTACCATTGAGATCCTGTCTAGCAAGGTCCAGATCTACTCATCTCATCTGTATGTGCATGCCCATTTCACCGGCTTAAG ATATTTGCTGTTTTACTTCCCAGTCCTGTCAGCCTTTGTAGGCGTTGCAAGTAACTTCACCTTCCTCAGCTTCCTCTTCATCCTGAGCTACTTGAGGCAGCTGCTGAGGTTTGGGGAGAAACCAGAGCAG CTCACAAGCGATGGACCAGAGAGGAATGATGTGAATAACCATCCTCAGAATGAAAGGGAACTTGGTGCAG ATGCTGCAGAGTGGATGGGCCCCCTGCAAACTGATCCCACAGACCTGAGTGATGATGAGCGCTACCTGTAG
- the LOC124859940 gene encoding seipin-like isoform X1: MDQKSHLPSEEDVGEPSVIISQVLLSLQHAVVLGISRARRRFLQGFTVFSIVLLLLWVAAFLYGTFYYSYMPKAAFSAPVYYYYRTDCESPSSFWCSYPVANVSLMRNKKHALTFGQAYRMYLQLEMPDSPTNHDVGMFMIKTTCYSEDGAQVASSARTASQLQKASSSRFGMLRYRSDLLKTLGTLLFLPAFLSGAAEQKQVVEVELFSEFIDDPYAPSVTATIEILSSKVQIYSSHLYVHAHFTGLRYLLFYFPVLSAFVGVASNFTFLSFLFILSYLRQLLRFGEKPEQSDLSLKSTLQLTSDGPERNDVNNHPQNERELGADAAEWMGPLQTDPTDLSDDERYL, from the exons atggatcagaaaagccacctGCCTTCAGAGGAAGACGTTGGAGAACCTTCAGTCATCATCAGTCAGGTTCTGCTAAGTCTCCAGCATGCAGTCGTCTTGGGAATCTCACGGGCACGACGGAGATTCCTGCAGGGCTTCACTGTGTTCTCCATAGTTCTTCTGCTCCTCTGGGTCGCAGCGTTTTTATATGGGACTTTCTACTACTCTTACATGCCCAAAGCTGCTTTTTCTGCACCGGTGTACTACTACTATCG GACAGACTGTGAATCACCATCTTCTTTCTGGTGCTCCTATCCTGTGGCCAACGTCTCTTTGATGAGAAACAAGAAACAT GCGCTGACGTTCGGCCAGGCGTATCGGATGTATTTGCAGCTGGAGATGCCCGACTCCCCGACCAATCATGACGTGGGGATGTTCATGATCAAGACCACCTGTTACTCTGAGGATGGAGCCCAAGTGGCTTCCTCTGCTCGTACC GCAAGTCAGCTGCAGAAGGCCTCCAGCTCTCGCTTT ggaATGCTGCGGTACCGATCCGACTTGCTGAAGACTTTGGGAACGCTGCTCTTTCTCCCTGCCTTTCTGAGTGGAGCGGCCGAGCAGAAACAGGTTGTGGAGGTGGAGCTCTTCTCAGAGTTCATAGACGACCCA TATGCCCCCTCAGTCACGGCTACCATTGAGATCCTGTCTAGCAAGGTCCAGATCTACTCATCTCATCTGTATGTGCATGCCCATTTCACCGGCTTAAG ATATTTGCTGTTTTACTTCCCAGTCCTGTCAGCCTTTGTAGGCGTTGCAAGTAACTTCACCTTCCTCAGCTTCCTCTTCATCCTGAGCTACTTGAGGCAGCTGCTGAGGTTTGGGGAGAAACCAGAGCAG TCTGATCTGTCTCTGAAGTCCACATTACAGCTCACAAGCGATGGACCAGAGAGGAATGATGTGAATAACCATCCTCAGAATGAAAGGGAACTTGGTGCAG ATGCTGCAGAGTGGATGGGCCCCCTGCAAACTGATCCCACAGACCTGAGTGATGATGAGCGCTACCTGTAG